The Gemmatimonadota bacterium nucleotide sequence ACTGGTCACTTCCCCTGCGACTACCACAAGCCCGGTTGTCACCAGCGTTTCACAAGCCACCCTCGATTTGGGATCTTTCTTCAACATAGCATCGAGCACCGCATCCGAAATTTGATCTGCCACCTTATCTGGATGCCCTTCAGAAACTGATTCCGACGTAAACAAACGGCCCATAAAGCCCACTCCTATAAAAAATCAGAACAATGACAATCTCATTTGTAGTGTATTCTCACCACTTTCCCCACCAACGAACGTCTCATTATCATCGGATAAAGTGGCGTTTACACGCGCCCGAATATCTGTGACCTCATGCATATTGAGCACATCTTCGCCAAGTGCCTGAAGCCGCTTAAAGGATGTATTGCGAATTGCGCGTTTGACCTCGGGCAATGCCGAAGGCGTCATCGACAGCTTGTCAACCCCCAGGCCCATCAGCAACAGTCCAGAACGCGGATCGCCCGCCATCTCGCCGCAAACAGTCACCGGTATATTTTGTTCGTGCGCAGCATCGACCACGATCTTGATCAATCGCAACACCGCGGGGTGAAACGGATCGAATAAATACGAGACGAGATCATTGCCGCGATCAACAGCAAGCGTGTACTGGATCAGGTCGTTGGTGCCAATACTGAAAAAATCGACTTCCCTTGCCAATTGATCGGCTATCAGCGCCGCAGAAGGGACTTCGATCATAACTCCAACGGGACACTGAGGATCAAAAGGCACACCTTCTCGCGTCAGTTCTTCGCGCACATCATTGAGCACGGCAAGGGCCTCGCGCAATTCGTCAATCCCCGAAATCAGAGGCAACATCAACTTCACATTGCCAACGGCACTCGCTTTTAAAATTGCCCGGAGCTGTACTTTGAAAAGATCGCGGTGCCTCAACGTCAGCCGGATGGAACGCAGCCCCAAAAAGGGATTCATCTCTGTCTGTGTATTGAGCACATGCGACATTTTATCGCCCCCCAGATCCAGGGTGCGAATCACGAGGGGATGTGGCGCAATGCGCTTGGCCATTTGCGAATAAGCAGTAACCTGCGAGGCCTCATCGGGCAAAATATCGCTGGAGAGATAGAGATATTCCGTGCGGTACAACCCGACGCCCTCAGCACCGTAATCCATCGCAGAATGCACCTCGCTGGGCAATTCTACATTGGCCTGCAACGCGACCCGAACACCGTCCTCAGTCTGGGCGGGCAAATCTCGGGAATCGACCAACCCGGCTTTTCGCCTTCTCAGTTTTTCAGCCAGATCCCGATACTGCGCGAGTGTTTTATCATCCGGATTAAGTATCAAATGCCCGCGGTGACCATCTACTATTGCCACATCGCCAATACGCGCATTAGATAGCGCGTTGGCAACGCTGACAACAGCGGGAATCTCTAACCCGCGCGCCAGAATAATTGCGTGAGACGTGGAACCACCAACCTCTGTCACAAGCCCCAAAACTCGGTCGGGTTGCAAGTGCGCCATATCATCGGGCAGCAAATCGCGTGCAACGACAATTGATTTGTCGGGCAATCGGTCTAATCCGGCTTTTTCCCAATTCCCCAATTTGGCCAATACCCGCTTTGTAATGCCCAATAAATCAGCACCGCGTTCTCTCAAATAATCATCTTGAAACGCTTCAAATTGACGACGCAGATTCTGGAAAGTCGTCCAGAAAGCGTATTCAGCATTATATTTTTCTATATGTGGATATGTAAGCTCGAGAAGCATGGGGTCTTGCAACATGAGCAGATGCGCGTCGAATATCTGCGCGTGCTCTTTGCCCAGTATGTCCTCGACATGCGCCCGCGTTGCCGCCAAATCCTCGGATACTGCTTTGATTGCCTCCTGCAGTCTCGTTTTTTCTGCGGGAATATCGCGAGGATCTATCCGGCGTTGATCCACGGGAAACTCTTCTGGATCGTATAAATATACCGGTGCAATTGCAATGCCCGGAGACGCCTGTATGCCTTTGAGATATTTCATAGCTCAGTCAAATTTTGATTCGATCATTTCGACGATATGATCCAGTGCGGTGCAGGCATCTTCACCTTCAACCCGCACCGTGATCACAGAATCCACTTCCGCAGCCAACATCATCACACCCATAATGCTTTTGCCATTAATTGCCAGACCATCTTTTTCCAGTGTAATTTCAGAAGTAAATTTAGCCGCCGCCTGTACCAGTAAAGCCGCGGGTCTCGCGTGAATACCCAGTTTGTTTTTTACCGTAGCCCGTCGTTCCAGCATCGTATCTATCACCCATAATCAGAAACATTTGAAATTCAATCTTCAGCAATCAGTTGCAAGACCTGTTCTTCCCCGTGAATATGGCCTGCACCACCGGCCCTGGTACAGGTCAATGCCGCACTTCCACTGGCAAATTGCACACTGCGCGTCAGCGTCCAGCCCTGCAAATACCCGTAAATAAGACCGGCTCGAAAGGCATCTCCCGCTCCTGTTGTATCGCGCGCAGTGACCTGATATGCGGGCTGTTCAAAACTATTGCCATTTTCCTGAAAAACCTGACATCCCTGTTTTCCCCTGGTAATCACCACAGTTTCTATACCCGCCTTCAAAAGCCCGACCGCCACATCCGAAGGCATGCCCATTCGGTGTCGGCGCATAAAGCCGTCAGAATTTATCACCACATCACAGAATTTTGCAAGCGGATGATCGGGCGTCAGTTCAATAGCAAACACCGTCACATCACAAGCCCGCGCAATTTGAGCTGCTCGGACTGCATTTTCACCCAAAAAAGGATCGACCGACAACAGGGCAACACCATCGAGATCCGCCTCAGTTAGTGGCCTGCTACGCACATCGGGGAAATGTCCACAAATCGTTCGCCCACCATTGACGTCAGACAGGATAACAGCGTGCCCGGTGCGAACACTTGGATCTATATCGAGCCTGCGGATATCCACATCAAATTGACGCATTGCGCGCCAAAAAAGCGCGCCCCTGCGGTCATCGCCCAATGCACACCCCATCAACCGCACATTGACCCCCAACCCGCTCAACGTCACCGCTGTATTGGTCGCTTCCCCACCGACAAATTCTTCGTCGCGAAACGCGCGCGTGTGTCCATTGCGCTCAGGAAACCAGGCCACTTGCACGATTTGATCGATACCCATTACACCGTAACACAACACTGCACCAGATGAAATAGCCATAACAATACGCTCGCATAAAAAAACCGTCCGCAAAGACGGTAACGACCATCCCCAATTGTAAAAAAAATGGACTCAGTCGAGACAGTGAATGGCAGAGGAAAACGCGCCAATCAATGCGGCATCCCAGCCCGTTTCTTCAAAAATACTGCCAACCACCACAAAAGATGCACCCAGGGCGACCCGTTTTGCCGCAGCTTCGGGATCGCGAATGCCACCGCCGACAATTATGGGAATCGACACATAACTACAAACTGCCTGTACTATTTTTTCAGGTACCATCAACTCTGGCCCGCTGCCAGCATCCAAATACACGCATTGCATACCCAAATACTCAGCGGCAAGAGCGTGTGCCATTGCAATCTCGGGTTTGTCGCGCGGCAAGGGACGTGTGTTGCTCACGTATTCGGCTGTGGTCAACTGCCCGGTATCCACGAGCGCGTAGCCGGTTGCAATCGCCTCTAAGCCGTGTGCTTTCAAAATTGGCGCGGCCTTAACGTGTTGCCCAATAAGCAATTCGGGATTGCGTCCACTGATAAGCGACAAAAACATAATCGCATCAGCAGCCGCTGAGATCTGGTTGGTATCACCGGGAAATATAATCACCGGAATATCTACAGCGCTTACGACCTCGCGCACCATGCGATCAAAATTGGTGGATAACAAAAAACTGCCGCCGATCAAAATGGCGTCTGCTCCTTGCGCTTCGCAAAGAGAGGCCGTGCGCCCCAGATCTTTTTTGTCGAGCCTATCGGGATCCAGATAGGGCAAAAACCCCGCCCCGCGACGATTGCGAATAGCCACCAACTGTTCAAATATCGACATTGAGGCACTCACCCTCCCACCTGTGCCCGAATGATGTGGGGCACTTGCGCCAGAGCTTCTCCGATCTTTTCGGGAAACTTGCCACCGGCCTGCGCCAGATGGGGACGACCACCGCCACCGCCACCCACAATCTGTGCGATGGCTTTGACAACATTGCCGGCCTGCACACCCCGACCGATCAGATCGTCCGTCACCACAGCGAGAAGCGATGCCTTGCCATTTAAATTCGCGCCAATCACGCCAACGCCCTCTGTACCCAGGGCATCGCGCAAGCCATCGCCCATTGTGCGAAACCCCTCCATATCGGATGGCGAGACCTCGGCGGCCACAACGCGCACGCCGTTTACATTCAGAGCACTGCTCACCAGCATATCCATCTCTGAACCGGCCTGCTCGCGCCGCAAGCTCTGCAACTCGCGCTCGAGTTCGCGATTGTGCGCGATCAGGTGCGCGACCTTATCCGACAATTCCGATGCCGATGCACTCAGTTGCGACGAGAGATCGGTCAAAATTTTCTTTTGTTCGCGCACGAGGGCTTCTGCTCCCGGCCCGGTAACCGCCTCAATGCGCCGCACGCCAGCTGCGGTACCCGTCTCTTGCGTG carries:
- a CDS encoding carbohydrate kinase family protein, giving the protein MAISSGAVLCYGVMGIDQIVQVAWFPERNGHTRAFRDEEFVGGEATNTAVTLSGLGVNVRLMGCALGDDRRGALFWRAMRQFDVDIRRLDIDPSVRTGHAVILSDVNGGRTICGHFPDVRSRPLTEADLDGVALLSVDPFLGENAVRAAQIARACDVTVFAIELTPDHPLAKFCDVVINSDGFMRRHRMGMPSDVAVGLLKAGIETVVITRGKQGCQVFQENGNSFEQPAYQVTARDTTGAGDAFRAGLIYGYLQGWTLTRSVQFASGSAALTCTRAGGAGHIHGEEQVLQLIAED
- a CDS encoding geranylgeranylglyceryl/heptaprenylglyceryl phosphate synthase, whose amino-acid sequence is MSIFEQLVAIRNRRGAGFLPYLDPDRLDKKDLGRTASLCEAQGADAILIGGSFLLSTNFDRMVREVVSAVDIPVIIFPGDTNQISAAADAIMFLSLISGRNPELLIGQHVKAAPILKAHGLEAIATGYALVDTGQLTTAEYVSNTRPLPRDKPEIAMAHALAAEYLGMQCVYLDAGSGPELMVPEKIVQAVCSYVSIPIIVGGGIRDPEAAAKRVALGASFVVVGSIFEETGWDAALIGAFSSAIHCLD
- a CDS encoding HPr family phosphocarrier protein, whose amino-acid sequence is MLERRATVKNKLGIHARPAALLVQAAAKFTSEITLEKDGLAINGKSIMGVMMLAAEVDSVITVRVEGEDACTALDHIVEMIESKFD
- the ptsP gene encoding phosphoenolpyruvate--protein phosphotransferase, which encodes MKYLKGIQASPGIAIAPVYLYDPEEFPVDQRRIDPRDIPAEKTRLQEAIKAVSEDLAATRAHVEDILGKEHAQIFDAHLLMLQDPMLLELTYPHIEKYNAEYAFWTTFQNLRRQFEAFQDDYLRERGADLLGITKRVLAKLGNWEKAGLDRLPDKSIVVARDLLPDDMAHLQPDRVLGLVTEVGGSTSHAIILARGLEIPAVVSVANALSNARIGDVAIVDGHRGHLILNPDDKTLAQYRDLAEKLRRRKAGLVDSRDLPAQTEDGVRVALQANVELPSEVHSAMDYGAEGVGLYRTEYLYLSSDILPDEASQVTAYSQMAKRIAPHPLVIRTLDLGGDKMSHVLNTQTEMNPFLGLRSIRLTLRHRDLFKVQLRAILKASAVGNVKLMLPLISGIDELREALAVLNDVREELTREGVPFDPQCPVGVMIEVPSAALIADQLAREVDFFSIGTNDLIQYTLAVDRGNDLVSYLFDPFHPAVLRLIKIVVDAAHEQNIPVTVCGEMAGDPRSGLLLMGLGVDKLSMTPSALPEVKRAIRNTSFKRLQALGEDVLNMHEVTDIRARVNATLSDDNETFVGGESGENTLQMRLSLF